Proteins encoded in a region of the Mucispirillum schaedleri ASF457 genome:
- a CDS encoding ParA family protein, translated as MSCKVIAVANQKGGVGKTTTAVNLSASLAVAEARVLLIDFDPQGNATSGVGVMPEEIDNDIYDVIVNGVDINSALYHTEIEGLDLIPARIELSAAEVELIQELSRETKLKRAIAEIKDNYDYILIDCPPSLGLLTVNALTAAGSVLIPMQCEYFAMEGLGQLINTINLIKENLNTDLYIEGILLTMYDVRNNLSKEVMNQVKTHFPDKAFKTVVPRAVALSEAPSFGKPIILYQAKSKGTECYIELAKEILIKANQQEQDIK; from the coding sequence ATGAGTTGTAAGGTTATAGCTGTAGCTAACCAGAAAGGCGGTGTTGGTAAAACAACAACAGCAGTAAACCTTTCTGCATCGCTTGCAGTAGCAGAAGCCAGAGTTTTGCTTATAGATTTTGACCCTCAGGGGAATGCAACAAGTGGTGTAGGTGTAATGCCTGAAGAAATAGACAATGATATTTATGATGTTATTGTTAATGGTGTAGATATTAATTCTGCATTATACCATACAGAAATAGAAGGGCTTGATTTAATACCTGCCAGAATAGAGCTTTCTGCTGCAGAAGTAGAGCTTATACAAGAGCTTTCAAGGGAAACTAAATTAAAACGAGCTATTGCGGAAATAAAAGATAATTATGATTATATATTAATAGACTGTCCCCCATCACTTGGGCTTTTAACTGTGAATGCATTAACTGCAGCAGGCTCAGTTTTAATTCCTATGCAGTGTGAATATTTTGCTATGGAAGGTTTAGGACAGCTTATAAATACTATTAACTTAATTAAGGAAAATTTAAATACAGATTTATATATTGAAGGCATACTTCTTACAATGTATGATGTTCGCAATAATCTTTCAAAAGAAGTAATGAATCAGGTGAAAACACATTTTCCTGACAAGGCTTTTAAAACAGTAGTGCCGAGAGCTGTTGCATTGAGTGAAGCACCAAGTTTTGGCAAACCTATTATACTATATCAGGCAAAATCAAAAGGCACAGAGTGTTATATAGAGCTTGCAAAAGAAATACTTATTAAAGCAAACCAGCAGGAACAGGATATAAAATGA
- a CDS encoding ParB/RepB/Spo0J family partition protein: MKKPLGRGLDSLIPRNSEEAQAKHSGVVTSNFFELGLTEIVPNDNQPRRVFDKELLEELAESIKLKGVIQPVIVTKLDSGKYMIIEGERRWRASGIAGRQSIPVVVRNTDTAKERLELALITNAQREDLNPVELAVAYQKLMDEHSYKHEDLGVIVGKSRSAVTNRLRLLNLPKEVLDLIEKKEISEGHARALLSLDDKAEIIRIANIIRDKNLSVRDVENMVKSRSKPSEKHEKKQDANILELANEMEVFFNSKVDIKPSKKGGVINIKYNSDDELDTIIKKIRGEQC, encoded by the coding sequence ATGAAAAAACCATTAGGACGAGGGCTTGATTCCTTAATTCCACGCAACAGCGAGGAAGCACAGGCAAAACACAGTGGTGTTGTTACATCTAATTTTTTTGAGCTTGGACTTACTGAAATTGTTCCAAACGATAACCAGCCACGCCGAGTTTTTGATAAAGAACTGTTAGAAGAGCTTGCTGAAAGTATTAAACTGAAAGGAGTAATCCAGCCTGTTATTGTTACTAAGCTTGATAGCGGCAAGTATATGATAATTGAGGGAGAACGGAGATGGCGTGCTTCTGGTATTGCAGGCAGGCAGAGTATACCTGTAGTTGTCCGCAATACTGATACAGCAAAGGAGCGTTTAGAGCTGGCACTTATAACTAATGCTCAGAGAGAAGATTTAAATCCTGTTGAGCTTGCAGTTGCATATCAAAAACTTATGGATGAGCACAGCTATAAGCATGAAGATTTAGGGGTAATAGTCGGCAAAAGCCGTTCAGCAGTTACTAACAGATTAAGGCTTTTAAATCTTCCAAAAGAAGTGCTTGATTTAATAGAAAAAAAAGAAATTAGTGAAGGTCATGCAAGAGCATTGCTTTCTCTAGATGATAAAGCAGAAATTATCCGCATTGCAAATATTATTAGAGATAAAAATTTATCTGTAAGAGATGTGGAAAATATGGTAAAATCTCGCAGTAAACCATCTGAAAAGCATGAGAAAAAGCAGGATGCCAATATTCTTGAACTGGCAAATGAGATGGAAGTATTTTTTAACTCAAAAGTAGATATTAAGCCATCTAAAAAAGGCGGAGTTATAAATATTAAATATAATTCTGATGATGAGCTTGATACAATTATAAAAAAAATTAGAGGGGAACAATGCTGA
- a CDS encoding bactofilin family protein, with the protein MLKVAKETGGGIDAFLGQNTSFNGTLVFEGIVRLDGNFEGNVKSNDTLVIAESGNVNAQIESGIVKISGTFDGLVVAKNKVELYKPAVVSGTIRTPVLKMEEGVIFNGTLEMDNGRNKPLTGKKEEEK; encoded by the coding sequence ATGCTGAAAGTAGCAAAAGAAACCGGTGGCGGCATAGACGCATTTTTAGGACAAAATACATCATTTAATGGAACATTAGTTTTTGAAGGTATTGTCAGATTAGATGGTAACTTTGAAGGTAATGTTAAAAGTAATGATACATTAGTTATTGCTGAAAGCGGTAATGTTAATGCCCAAATAGAATCTGGTATTGTTAAAATATCAGGTACATTTGATGGCTTAGTAGTTGCAAAAAATAAAGTGGAGCTTTATAAGCCTGCTGTTGTATCTGGCACAATAAGAACTCCTGTTTTAAAAATGGAAGAGGGTGTTATCTTTAATGGAACACTGGAAATGGATAATGGCAGAAATAAGCCACTGACAGGTAAAAAAGAAGAAGAAAAATAG
- the tpiA gene encoding triose-phosphate isomerase, translating to MSRKPLIAGNWKMNKNVSEGAALAAEIAGADIDYSTRDVLFAPPFTGIYAVAEAVKKAGGKALVAAQNIYFEESGAFTGEVSSGMIKSAGASWVILGHSERRSIFGETDEIINKKVKKALADGLSVILCVGETLWEREAKAEVETVLAQTGKGLEGVEDLSNVVIAYEPVWAIGTGKTASPADAEAMHKAIREYIAKIRSSAAAENIRILYGGSMKPDNAKELMACPDIDGGLVGGASLKADQFLKIINFDK from the coding sequence ATGAGTCGTAAACCATTAATTGCAGGTAACTGGAAAATGAACAAAAATGTATCTGAGGGAGCAGCTTTAGCAGCTGAAATTGCAGGTGCAGACATTGATTATTCAACTAGAGATGTGCTTTTTGCACCACCATTTACTGGTATTTATGCAGTAGCAGAAGCTGTTAAAAAAGCAGGTGGCAAAGCATTAGTTGCAGCACAGAATATCTATTTTGAAGAAAGCGGTGCTTTTACTGGTGAAGTTTCATCTGGCATGATAAAATCTGCTGGAGCATCATGGGTTATTCTTGGTCACTCAGAACGCAGAAGCATTTTTGGCGAAACTGATGAAATCATCAATAAAAAAGTTAAAAAAGCATTAGCAGATGGCTTATCAGTTATTTTATGTGTTGGTGAGACTCTGTGGGAGCGAGAAGCAAAAGCAGAAGTTGAAACAGTTCTTGCACAAACAGGCAAAGGTTTAGAAGGTGTAGAAGACCTTTCTAATGTTGTTATTGCTTATGAGCCAGTTTGGGCAATAGGAACAGGCAAAACTGCATCTCCTGCTGATGCGGAAGCAATGCATAAAGCGATTAGAGAATATATTGCAAAAATTCGTTCATCTGCAGCAGCTGAAAATATACGCATTTTATATGGCGGCAGTATGAAACCAGACAATGCAAAAGAATTAATGGCATGCCCTGACATAGACGGTGGTCTTGTTGGCGGTGCAAGTCTTAAAGCAGATCAGTTTTTAAAAATAATTAATTTTGATAAATAA